One segment of Triticum aestivum cultivar Chinese Spring chromosome 2A, IWGSC CS RefSeq v2.1, whole genome shotgun sequence DNA contains the following:
- the LOC123191461 gene encoding aspartic proteinase CDR1, translating to MVCTMCRALLLLGLFLILTPLVCGYTDGGFSVELIHRDSPRSPFHDPSLTPHGRVLAAVQRSYAGSGSPDPDGAVSEVISGTFQLFMYVNVGTPRTRMLALVDTGSDLVWLRCTNGSASPAPPPPAAAAAAGGTSSVFDLSSSSTYGLVGCQSDSCHSVHGTSCDATSLCQYSYSYVGGSSSSGLVSTETFTFDDAPGGPQLQVPRVNFGCATTANFPGYGIVGLSDGKSSLINQMSAATSLGRRFSYCLAPYLSDASSALNFGSRATVTEPGAVTTPMEASYTVEIVAVRVGNSIIKLPNSKRSPVIVDSGSMLTSLDGELLDPIVEALARSIKLPRKQSPNPELFSVCYQADGMKALEKVFPDVTLELGGGALVKLKAENVFMDLLLRTVCLAIVPVKYEGSVPTIGSVMQHNMHVGYDLDKRTITFAPADCATSFPSPPASVV from the coding sequence ATGGTGTGCACCATGTGTCGCGCCCTTTTGCTCCTTGGCCTCTTCCTGATCCTGACGCCGCTGGTGTGTGGGTACACCGACGGCGGGTTCAGCGTGGAGCTCATCCACCGGGACTCCCCCAGGTCGCCGTTCCACGACCCGTCGCTCACTCCGCACGGCCGCGTGCTTGCCGCCGTGCAGCGCTCGTACGCCGGCTCAGGCTCTCCCGACCCTGACGGCGCGGTGTCGGAGGTGATCTCAGGCACGTTCCAGCTCTTCATGTACGTCAACGTCGGCACGCCACGCACCCGGATGCTGGCCCTCGTCGACACCGGCAGCGACCTCGTGTGGCTCAGATGCACCAACGGTTCTGCTTCTCCGGCACCGCCGCcgccagcagcggcagcagcagccggCGGGACGAGCAGCGTGTTCGACCTGTCCTCCTCGTCGACCTACGGCCTCGTGGGCTGCCAGTCCGACTCGTGCCACTCGGTCCACGGCACCTCCTGCGACGCCACCTCCTTGTGTCAGTACAGCTACTCGTACGTGGGCGGCTCAAGCAGTAGCGGCCTCGTCTCCACCGAGACCTTCACCTTCGACGACGCTCCCGGTGGCCCGCAGCTGCAAGTGCCCAGAGTCAACTTCGGCTGCGCCACCACCGCCAACTTCCCCGGTTACGGCATCGTAGGCCTCTCGGACGGGAAATCTTCCCTGATCAACCAGATGAGCGCGGCCACGTCGCTCGGCCGGAGGTTCTCCTACTGCCTCGCGCCCTACTTAAGCGACGCGTCCTCGGCGCTCAACTTCGGGTCCCGCGCCACCGTGACGGAGCCGGGCGCGGTGACCACGCCGATGGAGGCTTCCTACACCGTCGAAATCGTGGCCGTCAGGGTTGGGAACTCGATCATCAAGCTGCCGAATTCGAAGCGGTCCCCCGTCATCGTCGACTCCGGGTCGATGCTGACGTCCCTCGACGGGGAGCTGCTGGACCCCATCGTGGAGGCGCTCGCCCGGAGCATCAAACTCCCGCGCAAGCAGTCGCCCAACCCGGAGCTGTTTTCGGTGTGCTACCAGGCGGACGGCATGAAGGCGCTGGAGAAGGTTTTCCCGGACGTCACCTTGGAGCTGGGCGGGGGCGCCTTGGTCAAGCTCAAGGCGGAGAACGTGTTCATGGACCTTCTGCTACGGACCGTGTGCTTGGCCATCGTGCCGGTGAAGTATGAGGGTTCGGTTCCGACGATCGGCAGCGTCATGCAGCACAACATGCATGTCGGCTACGACCTCGACAAGCGCACCATCACCTTCGCCCCTGCCGACTGcgccacctctttcccctctcctcccGCCTCTGTTGTCTAG